The Toxoplasma gondii ME49 chromosome XI, whole genome shotgun sequence region ATGGAAATGGACCATGGCGTcgaacgggagaagagacgttTTTCTACGTCTCGGCATTTCGTAGAACATTCTTATTTTGACCAGTGCATGTGcattttcctttctccgcaTCTCAGGCGGTGACCCAGGAATTTACTGCGGTTCTCTCCACAGACAGCCGTacgtcctcgttctctcttctcgccttctctcgcctgtgcCAGTTTACTTCCCATTCTTTCCCCGGTGGCCTGTaggctttctttctcctctgtcgtcgGCGTCGCTCCGATTGCATCGGAATCTTCTCTTGTGCgccctctgttttttctctacCAGACGTCTCTGGAGTGCATTGCGAGGCCGTCtcgacctcttctctgccgcgcatctatctgtctctttctcttcactcgattctctctctcttcttcgccctctttctccttttcacttctctctctccctctcctctgtgttgtTTCTGCGTCCTGTGGACATGGCGACCCGTGCCTCGCCTTATGTCCTCCTGTGCCAAGTCCCCGCGCTGGCCATCTCCCCGCGCTGGTCATCCCCCTCCCCTGTCCACTCCCCCGTCGCCCTGCTTGCCCTGTGTGTTCAGTCGTTCGAGACCTTCCGTTTCGGGATACTCGCACGCTGATTTTCATCTACGGCAAGCCTTTGATCGCTCACCCGGACCCTGTGGAGACAGCGGTGCGAGCGGCGGCGGAGAACGGACCGTCCTCTGCGTTTGGTGTATCTACACCGTTTGGCGGCCGGGAGGCCTGCGAGGGTCGCGGGGCGGCTCTGTCTGGGCGACACAGCGCGGCGGGAGCGGCGGGAGCCTTCGCGACGCACTCGCTCAATTTCCATCTTCCTGGCGGCATCGCTTCTGGCGGCGAGCGAGACGGTGCTCTGCCTTTCCCTGGACTTTCAGCGCCCTCTGCGCGGCCGTCGGGGCACTCTGGCAGGACTGGAGACGCCTCCCCGCTGCAGCCTGTGGTGATCAGCGCCTTGGCCAATGTGCGAGTCGTCGAGGTCTGCGTCGGCGAGCAACATGCGCTCTTCCTGTCCGACGCCGGCGAGGTATTCGCGTACGGCCAAGGGATATATGGACAGCTCGGCCTCGGATACGAGCGCCAGGTCGTCCACCTCCCTCAGAAGGTCGAGGGCGCCCTCTCCCGCTTCCCCGTCCGGCAAATCGCTTGCGGAGACTATCACTCCGTCGCCGTCACTCGGGaggtgagaagagaagcagaaacgcagcgagGTGAAGccccagagaaagacgggagaaaggaacaaaggagagagaaccagaagaaggagatcgagaaggagaggaattGGGAGAtagggaaagagacaggtagagaggaaggaagaggaaagaggcagaacggaaggaagaagagcaaaaaGATACAGCTTGAGAATGAAGGACAAGACAGCACAGGTGCAAggaggaagctgaagaggaactggagacttcaggaagagggagaatgttgttttttcgcttttccctgTCACGAAGGACAGAATGCTTTGACGACGTTCGTTGAGACTCACTCTGTTCGATCTCCTTcatgtcgccttctttcttttctgtctccaagTTTGACAACTCTGTCGCTCAGACCCCGATGgccctctcctctgtccgGTCGAACTCTCTGCCCATCTGCTGTGTCTCCACACGTCCCTCTTCCCCTTGCATTTTCCCTTCCTTTTGAtgctctcctttttcttctcacaACGACCAGCTCTTGCGGCTGCGttccatcttctctctctgtctctttcctctctctcctctggctGCTTCTTTCGGTGGAGgcgttctcgccttcgcgtcttttcctttcgcctttctctggcttcttcttctcccatGGCGCGCTCGTCGCTGTCCTCTTTGCTTCAGGGCGCCGTCTTTGCGTGGGGTGCTGCAGACTGCGTTGGGGACGGGAGTGGACTTTGTCGCTTCGCACCTGTTCGACTGTCTCTGGGCGCTTCGCCTGGCGACGCCTGTCGAGTGATCGCTGCTCGTTTTCAGCAGACGGCGGCCGTCTCTGAGTCCGGGCGGCTCCTCGTCTGGGGTGAAACCTTCTTCGCGGACTTCCACGCCACTCCGGAagttctctgcgtcttcttccgcccgGTCGTGCAGGTCGCCATCGGGAAACATTTCGGTCTTGTCCTCACTGGTGGGCAAGAGGCGCGGGCGTATTGCCGTCGCTCCCTCGACTGCCTCAGAAgcgaaacaggaaaacgCAAAGCAGTagtgaggcagagagacaagagacagaggcccACGAGTGCTCCTGACGGGTGGAGACCCGGccagagggaaagagaagaaaagccacCAAGAAACGCGATCCTCCATTTGAGCTgatctttttcctctgttttgcatgcagatgacGGCCAGGTGTACGGCTGGGGCGACGGGACATATGGCGAACTAAGTAGGACTTCACAGATTCTCTTAGTTTTACGGCAAAGTGATAACTGGCGTAGCATAGCTTTTTCGACAGGACGTTTCATCTCCGGAGGGGAACAAGCGAAGTCTTCACCCGTTCTgtgtttcgctttcttcgctaTTTCCGTTTGTCACCctcgttcctgtctctttttttcatgctttctcttctctctttgtgtctccgtttccctgCTTTGCTTgatctccactctctctgtgtctccctcttcttcatcctgtgtctctctctcttcttcttcacgctctctttcgctctccttccCGTTAtccccgttctcttctcttctctctctctccatcgtcCGCGCGCTTCCTCTGTCGGACAGCGTCCTGCTGCGCGCGGTGTTGTTCTCGCGGTTGTCTGCGAGCGTCGAACTTCACCCAGACGGACGAGCGCTGCTCGCGCTTGTGGCATGGTATGGCCAGGGGATTTGAACTGAAAGAAAGCCGAAGACGTTTTGGGGCGTTTTGCGTCGTGGAAAGGAGTTTCGACAGTGTGGAGACTTTGTTTTTACAGCTACTGCAGGCCCAATGGCGCCGAAGACGTTGCCGGAGCCTCTGATTTTGAAGGACTCGAGTGGACAGAGTCTCCCGCCAGTTGTCGAGATCGCGACGGGGACGCGACATGCCATTCTTCTCACCCACGACATGCGCCTCTGGGCACTCGGAGACAACCTCGCCGGACAGTGTGGAGTTCCTGGACACCAGACGCGGCTGAGCGTCCCCAAGgtgaggaaggaggagaagacgagagaagagacgggcgacgaagagggcAAAAGGAAGCCAGAGGAGGCAGGGGGCGTCGCGGACAGGAgaagggagcagaagaaatggaagaaggaaggactgaa contains the following coding sequences:
- a CDS encoding regulator of chromosome condensation (RCC1) repeat-containing protein (encoded by transcript TGME49_313570), yielding MRRLHPFAKRRTVEDEKAVTQEFTAVLSTDSLVRDLPFRDTRTLIFIYGKPLIAHPDPVETAVRAAAENGPSSAFGVSTPFGGREACEGRGAALSGRHSAAGAAGAFATHSLNFHLPGGIASGGERDGALPFPGLSAPSARPSGHSGRTGDASPLQPVVISALANVRVVEVCVGEQHALFLSDAGEVFAYGQGIYGQLGLGYERQVVHLPQKVEGALSRFPVRQIACGDYHSVAVTREGAVFAWGAADCVGDGSGLCRFAPVRLSLGASPGDACRVIAARFQQTAAVSESGRLLVWGETFFADFHATPEVLCVFFRPVVQVAIGKHFGLVLTDDGQVYGWGDGTYGELTTAGPMAPKTLPEPLILKDSSGQSLPPVVEIATGTRHAILLTHDMRLWALGDNLAGQCGVPGHQTRLSVPKMVKLGELRSRASKIACGYRHSACITPNNQLYLWGHSSNHKLIFTAAAEGICEKASQPGVAIRSGLKSACCRARLIYSMLNMKITGAALGSETTVIVTGDGDFERQRQARASAHASKELSPRRRQQEEQMEAKVITTADMAMRSSSKSTERKTSPVRSEESMKRPCSLSQEEAKGDTFSRSPSTLGRDRGISAEGREAGETKADEKLNEETGSELQGVEEAGGTQTEREEKTEREGEGKGREESPTAGGDEDE